CGGAGATTCTGAAGAGGAAGCTCCGAGATTCAGTTAGTTTGGTACTAGGCGACGAGATAGAGAGCAGTTTGACCCCAACTAGTCATCACCACTAGTCATCACTCACGTGTTTTGAATCCAAGACATGGTATTACCAATTGGGCCTCAATTGGGCTGGGGTGATAGGCCCAAGTATCTAATTATTGGCAAATGAGACCAGATAACGCGGGAGAACATATCTTCCTACGTGGCAGGAGGTAATCAGGTGTGGGTCCCAGTCTCGATTTCTATTCTGACGTGGCAGCACTGCGACCAAAGTCGTCTCCCTCATTACATTATCTGCTTCACTCTctgtgtctctctctctatagAGCAACAATGGCTACGGCTGCTTCTTCCCTTACAATTGCGTCGTCCTTCTCCGAACAACGGACTCAGATTCATTCCTTGAAGCGTTCGAACCTCCCTCTTCAGTACTCCCTCCCGTATAAGGCTAATTCACGGAGCAGAAGTAGAAGGTTGCGACTCACCGTAAGCTCCGTTTCATCGCCCAGTGTTGAGCTCCGTACTGGACCCGATGATCTCATTTCATCACTTCTCTCTAAGGTCTGTATCTATTTCGTTTATTCTTCCCCAGGATCTTCCCTTTGCAGATTATGTGAGTCGTGGGTGTGAAACAGGTTGCAAACAGCGATGGAGGTGTGACTCTCACCCCTGAGGAACACAAGGAAGTGGCACAAGTAGCTGGGGAGCTTCAGAAGTATTGTGTGAGCGAGCCTGTTAAATGCCCTCTCATTTTCGGAGGTATGAACCCTAAGCAAACACTGCCCTTTTTATCAAAACGTGAACTTACTGATATTTTTTCCTGCAGATTGGGACGTGGTGTACTGTTCTAGACCGACCTCTCCTGGTGGAGGCTACAGAAGCGTGATTGGTCGCCTCTTCTTCAGAACTAAAGAGATGATCCAAGGCATTGATTCTCCTGATACCGTGAGGAACAGAGTTTCCTTCACTGCTCTTGGTTTTCTCGATGGAGATGTCTCTTTGACAGGTGAAAACTGCAAAACCCCTGATAGATTATTTGGTCAAGCCCAAGGATTTAATGCTTCAACATGTGTTTGTTCTTCGCAGGGAAGCTGAACGTGCTGGACAGTGAGTGGGTTCAGGTGATATTCGAGCCTCCGGAACTAAAGGTGGGATCGTTGGAGTTTAAATACGGTTTCGAAAGCGAAGTGAAGCTTCGGATCACGTACGTTGATGAAAAACTTAGGTTGGGAATAGGCTCTAGAGGATCATTGTTCGTCTTTAGGAGGCGTCAATAATTAATACATTATATGAACTTCCATGTCTCTTCTCTCCCAGTTCTGTATCATTCAATGCAAATTCACTACAGAAATGAAGAAACAACATATGGGTGTACCTGCGAGAGTGTTTTAAGATGGAAACATTGTTGTGTAATGTAAACTTCTATCCAAAAGTGTCTCTACACATACTCAGTACACCTAAAAACGTCCTCTTCCTCGCCTATGTCCTCTCCCTCgccctcttcctcttccaccTCTTCCCCTTCCATGGCCAAAGTTATCATCTGTTCTTCCGTAGTCAAACATATTCATTCTGATATCCGCTGCCCCAGTTCCGTGCACCTCCTGTCCCTAAACAGAAGATTACAGTCACAGCTCTCTCATTGTAACAATTGTTGTATGAATGGTCCAAATACATAACTCATAAGCAATTGAATAAATAACAGACAATAAGGTGTTTGTAACTCACATAAGAAGAGTCTTCAAGATCAAACTGATTCTGAAGCTGCCACGCGAGATCTTCATCACGTGTAGTGTCGCTCGGATGGTCAGCTGTTGCGACAGCTCCCCCGCTAGTTTTCCTCTTTTCCCACTCCTCAAGTGTTAATACTGCAGAgtcgtcgtcttcttctcttcccctCCCTCTACCTCTACCTCTTCGTCCTCGTCCTCGGTATTGCCGTTCATTTGTACTCGAATGTTTCATCTTCTCAAGAAGTACCTGAGCAGCCGCTTGGTTTTGTAAAGGAACAGCTTCCACCGCTGCAACATTGAAGATGTTATGGCACTAACGAGCATTACAGTTACTTGGCCTTATACGGATGAGTATAAAAAACTCATCTAAGGATCAATGTAACTGCCAGATGAAATTGACAAACTAATTTAAAGAATCAAAATGCTCTGCTATACAAATAGCTTTTGAATTAGGGTGaggaggcaaaaaaaaaagtcaatgcCGAACCTTGTTTAGGTCTTGTATCAGAACTGCTTGGCTTATCTTGATTTTCAACTTTGACAGATATTTTCGGATCAGAATCTGCAGAACTCTTCTGTAAATTCTTATCAGCACCTATTTTGTTGCCAGCAACTTCACTAGTTTCACCTTTTTTTTCTCCACCAGTATGTTTTGCGGCTCTTTCTACAGCAGTAGGTACAATAGTCCTAGAAGTCGCCTTGTAGGAATCTGTCAACCATCAGACATATACTGACGAATTAAATCTTCCGATGCATTTCCCAAAAACTTCTATCACAAATGTAAGCAAACAGGCGACAGATGAAGAGCAAATAAATGTACCATCATTTTAAGTTCAATTTTATAAACAGTGGAGACTGAACAGATAAGATATCTACATGAGTCCTTAGAGACTACAGAAGCAGATACAAAGAGATTCTGGACCTATGGTCGAGTTACCACTATGTCCTT
The sequence above is drawn from the Raphanus sativus cultivar WK10039 chromosome 7, ASM80110v3, whole genome shotgun sequence genome and encodes:
- the LOC108818020 gene encoding uncharacterized protein LOC108818020 isoform X2 → MEGTSSSSSAVINALTNRGWCFKDSDYLKTLVIQISSSIGGSNQTGAIVDSVEAELLNMDIRLIGGKSLPDATELRRCSHLQGPKVLQISSVRDVTKSSAEEFLGSSTGKRVLKLVLTDGKTEISALEFSHIPSLNNDVTPGTKVRLENKAVVRDGLVCLTPKEVTVLGGHVQSLFDEWQMKRKYASLSRSSGRQSQEGKAGDGPPPFEELQIRTGSHHRDSYKATSRTIVPTAVERAAKHTGGEKKGETSEVAGNKIGADKNLQKSSADSDPKISVKVENQDKPSSSDTRPKQAVEAVPLQNQAAAQVLLEKMKHSSTNERQYRGRGRRGRGRGRGREEDDDSAVLTLEEWEKRKTSGGAVATADHPSDTTRDEDLAWQLQNQFDLEDSSYEVHGTGAADIRMNMFDYGRTDDNFGHGRGRGGRGRGRGRGHRRGRGRF
- the LOC108818022 gene encoding probable plastid-lipid-associated protein 8, chloroplastic yields the protein MATAASSLTIASSFSEQRTQIHSLKRSNLPLQYSLPYKANSRSRSRRLRLTVSSVSSPSVELRTGPDDLISSLLSKVANSDGGVTLTPEEHKEVAQVAGELQKYCVSEPVKCPLIFGDWDVVYCSRPTSPGGGYRSVIGRLFFRTKEMIQGIDSPDTVRNRVSFTALGFLDGDVSLTGKLNVLDSEWVQVIFEPPELKVGSLEFKYGFESEVKLRITYVDEKLRLGIGSRGSLFVFRRRQ
- the LOC108818020 gene encoding uncharacterized protein LOC108818020 isoform X1 translates to MEGTSSSSSAVINALTNRGWCFKDSDYLKTLVIQISSSIGGSNQTGAIVDSVEAELLNMDIRLIGGKSLPDATELRRCSHLQGPKVLQISSVRDVTKSSAEEFLGSSTGKRVLKLVLTDGKTEISALEFSHIPSLNNDVTPGTKVRLENKAVVRDGLVCLTPKEVTVLGGHVQSLFDEWQMKRKYASLSRSSGRQSQEGKAGDGPPPFEELQIRTGSHHRDSYKATSRTIVPTAVERAAKHTGGEKKGETSEVAGNKIGADKNLQKSSADSDPKISVKVENQDKPSSSDTRPKQAVEAVPLQNQAAAQVLLEKMKHSSTNERQYRGRGRRGRGRGRGREEDDDSAVLTLEEWEKRKTSGGAVATADHPSDTTRDEDLAWQLQNQFDLEDSSYGQEVHGTGAADIRMNMFDYGRTDDNFGHGRGRGGRGRGRGRGHRRGRGRF